A DNA window from Cobetia marina contains the following coding sequences:
- a CDS encoding glycine zipper 2TM domain-containing protein, which yields MNKSILIGAIVAALGIGGGVAIGSYTASNSGPEYADIVAVDAVTETVTTPRQVCHNETVTHQAPSKDTHNVVGTAVGAIVGGVVGNQFGGGNGKKVLTAAGAVGGGYAGNQIQGQMKKGDTYTTTEQRCETVQDASDKVVGYDVKVDMGDETRTVRLEDKPDVKRFEIRDGELVLPQQG from the coding sequence ATGAACAAGTCCATCCTGATTGGCGCGATCGTTGCTGCACTGGGCATTGGTGGTGGAGTGGCGATCGGCAGCTATACGGCCAGCAACTCAGGCCCTGAATACGCCGATATCGTGGCGGTGGATGCGGTGACGGAAACCGTGACCACCCCGCGTCAGGTATGCCACAACGAGACCGTGACCCATCAGGCGCCCAGCAAGGATACCCACAATGTCGTCGGCACTGCCGTCGGTGCGATCGTCGGAGGCGTGGTGGGCAATCAATTCGGCGGTGGCAACGGCAAGAAGGTATTGACCGCCGCGGGTGCCGTGGGTGGCGGCTATGCCGGCAATCAGATCCAGGGACAGATGAAGAAGGGCGATACCTACACCACGACCGAGCAGCGCTGCGAGACAGTGCAGGATGCCAGCGACAAGGTGGTGGGTTATGACGTCAAGGTCGACATGGGCGACGAGACTCGCACCGTGCGTCTTGAAGACAAGCCGGATGTGAAGCGCTTCG